From a single Desulfobulbaceae bacterium DB1 genomic region:
- a CDS encoding molecular chaperone DnaJ: METDYYDILGVARTASADEIKKAYRKQAMKYHPDKNPGNKDAEEKFKAAAEAYEVLRDLDKRKIYDRYGKEGLRNSGYSGPGNFEDIFSSFGDIFGDLFGFSGGGGRRRSQGPMQGNDLRYDLTISFMDAVHGIEKEIDITKRETCWTCEGSGIRPGCKNKTCPACHGSGQITRSQGFFSIRTPCPECQGQGEIVTDPCNDCHGSGLVRKSKKVSLKIPAGVDTGARMRLRGEGEGGRKGGPSGDLYVVIHVEPHNFFQRDGDLIYCELPLSMTQAALGCSLAVPTIHGEKNLSIPKGTQPGHTFRIEGEGVPSLRGHGKGDMVVEIKVIIPTKLSKRQEELLKEFAELESGEEENHSEGFFKKLFSGNL, from the coding sequence GATGAAATATCATCCGGACAAGAATCCGGGGAACAAGGACGCGGAAGAAAAATTCAAAGCCGCGGCCGAGGCGTATGAGGTCCTGCGCGACCTGGACAAACGGAAAATTTACGACAGATACGGCAAGGAAGGACTTCGCAACAGCGGATACAGCGGCCCGGGCAATTTTGAAGATATTTTTTCAAGTTTCGGTGATATTTTCGGCGATCTGTTCGGTTTCAGCGGCGGCGGAGGCAGACGCCGCAGCCAAGGACCGATGCAGGGCAACGATCTCCGTTATGACCTGACCATTTCCTTTATGGATGCGGTTCACGGCATTGAAAAGGAAATCGACATCACCAAGCGCGAAACCTGCTGGACCTGTGAAGGAAGCGGCATCCGTCCCGGTTGCAAGAACAAGACCTGTCCCGCTTGCCATGGGTCTGGCCAGATCACCCGTTCCCAGGGATTCTTCAGCATCCGCACTCCTTGCCCGGAATGCCAGGGCCAGGGCGAAATCGTCACGGATCCCTGCAACGACTGTCACGGCAGCGGCCTGGTGCGCAAGAGTAAAAAAGTTTCCCTGAAAATACCCGCCGGGGTGGATACCGGGGCCCGCATGCGCCTGCGGGGCGAAGGAGAAGGCGGACGGAAAGGCGGCCCGAGCGGCGACCTGTATGTTGTGATCCATGTTGAACCGCATAATTTCTTCCAGCGGGACGGAGACCTCATCTACTGCGAACTGCCGCTCTCCATGACCCAGGCGGCCTTGGGGTGTTCTCTTGCCGTGCCGACCATACACGGGGAAAAAAATCTGTCAATTCCCAAAGGCACCCAGCCCGGACACACTTTCAGGATTGAAGGTGAAGGAGTTCCCAGTCTGCGCGGCCACGGCAAGGGGGACATGGTGGTGGAAATCAAAGTCATTATCCCCACCAAGTTGAGCAAACGTCAGGAAGAGTTGCTCAAGGAGTTTGCCGAACTTGAATCCGGCGAAGAGGAAAACCACAGCGAGGGCTTTTTCAAAAAACTCTTCTCCGGCAACCTGTAA
- a CDS encoding molybdenum cofactor biosynthesis protein C gives MNEKKQFSHFDQTGNARMVDVSHKTDTIRQATAEGKVRMSPECFQLLRSASIAKGDVLGVARLAGIMAAKKVDDLIPLTHPLPITKADIDFSLDEEKSTIRITATVGITGKTGVEMEALTAVSIAALTIYDMCKAVDKGMVIDDIRLLSKSGGKSGLYERKE, from the coding sequence ATGAACGAAAAAAAACAATTCAGCCATTTCGACCAAACCGGAAATGCTCGCATGGTTGATGTCAGCCACAAAACGGACACGATTCGCCAGGCAACCGCCGAGGGAAAGGTCCGTATGTCGCCCGAGTGCTTTCAGCTTCTCCGCAGCGCGTCCATTGCCAAGGGAGATGTTCTCGGGGTGGCGAGGCTGGCGGGCATCATGGCCGCCAAAAAAGTCGACGACCTCATTCCGCTGACCCATCCGCTGCCGATTACCAAGGCTGATATTGATTTCAGCCTGGATGAAGAAAAAAGCACGATACGCATCACTGCCACTGTCGGCATAACCGGCAAAACAGGAGTCGAGATGGAAGCCCTGACCGCGGTTTCGATCGCCGCCTTGACCATTTACGACATGTGCAAGGCAGTGGACAAAGGGATGGTAATCGACGATATCAGACTGTTGTCAAAATCGGGTGGAAAAAGCGGGCTTTACGAGCGAAAGGAATAG
- a CDS encoding RNA polymerase-binding protein DksA: MTDEQLAYFKKKLQEMSEELLSEANKTITEMTDSGGNFPDPTDRATAESDRNFELRIRDRERKLLAKVKEAMERIENNDYGVCEECGDDIGVARLEARPVTTLCIHCKTKQEDYEKAKAS; encoded by the coding sequence ATGACAGACGAACAACTGGCCTATTTCAAAAAGAAATTGCAGGAGATGAGCGAAGAGCTCTTGTCCGAAGCCAATAAGACTATTACGGAAATGACCGACAGCGGGGGAAATTTCCCCGATCCCACCGATCGTGCCACCGCCGAATCCGACCGGAATTTTGAGCTTCGCATCCGTGACCGCGAAAGGAAACTGCTGGCCAAGGTCAAAGAGGCAATGGAAAGGATCGAAAACAACGATTACGGCGTCTGCGAAGAATGCGGCGATGATATCGGGGTTGCCCGGCTTGAAGCCCGGCCGGTCACCACTCTCTGCATCCACTGCAAAACCAAACAGGAAGATTACGAAAAGGCAAAAGCCAGTTGA
- a CDS encoding galactose-1-phosphate uridylyltransferase, translating to MPELRKDPVLGRWIIIAKERGKRPTDFIVEHSLTKGGFCPLCPGNEKTTPPEVLSYGDNNHQPNTPGWSLRVVPNKYPALIIEGQLDKEGEGLYDKMNGIGAHEVIIESPNHDEPFADLGHNRMLDVFLAFRDRIIDLGRDPRFKYVMVFKNYGKAAGASLEHSHSQLVALPIVPRTIESELSGSLSYYRYKERCVFCDIIRQEIKTEERVVCRNDHFLAITPYAPRSPFEMWILPRKHASSYIAQDHDSFQALAAIFSESMKRLNACIPNVPYNFVLHSSPLRSEPLDHYHWHFEIMPKLTQMAGFEWGSGFYINPTPPEDAARFLKEVKV from the coding sequence ATGCCAGAACTACGAAAAGACCCTGTCCTTGGAAGGTGGATCATCATTGCCAAGGAAAGAGGCAAGAGGCCGACGGATTTTATCGTTGAACACAGTTTGACCAAGGGCGGTTTTTGCCCACTGTGCCCCGGCAACGAAAAAACAACCCCTCCCGAGGTTCTCAGCTACGGGGACAACAACCATCAGCCGAACACCCCGGGCTGGTCGCTGCGGGTCGTGCCGAACAAATATCCGGCCCTTATCATCGAAGGTCAGTTGGACAAGGAAGGCGAAGGGCTTTATGATAAAATGAACGGCATCGGCGCCCATGAGGTTATCATCGAGTCGCCGAATCATGATGAACCCTTTGCCGATCTGGGCCACAACCGCATGCTCGATGTTTTTCTGGCATTTCGCGACCGCATCATCGACCTCGGTCGTGATCCGCGCTTCAAGTACGTCATGGTCTTCAAGAATTACGGCAAGGCAGCGGGCGCCTCGCTGGAGCATTCCCATTCCCAGCTGGTCGCTCTGCCCATTGTGCCCCGCACAATTGAGTCCGAGCTGTCCGGCAGCCTTTCCTATTACCGCTACAAGGAACGCTGCGTTTTCTGCGACATCATCCGTCAGGAAATCAAAACCGAAGAACGGGTGGTGTGCCGGAACGACCATTTTCTCGCCATAACGCCCTATGCGCCCCGTTCTCCCTTTGAAATGTGGATCCTGCCGCGAAAACACGCCTCATCCTATATTGCCCAGGACCACGACTCCTTCCAGGCATTGGCGGCAATTTTCTCGGAAAGCATGAAACGGCTTAATGCCTGTATTCCCAATGTTCCGTATAATTTTGTCCTCCACTCATCCCCTTTACGCTCGGAGCCTCTGGACCATTATCACTGGCATTTTGAAATCATGCCCAAATTGACCCAGATGGCCGGTTTCGAATGGGGCTCAGGTTTTTACATCAACCCGACCCCTCCGGAGGACGCCGCCCGCTTCCTCAAGGAAGTAAAGGTGTAA
- a CDS encoding two-component system response regulator translates to MKKILLVDDEESIHLLYREELEEEGYEVHSALSGEDALEKLHIITPDLVILDINMPGMNGIDVLRRMKEIDQNLPVILSSAYQEFKQDLASWASDDYIVKSSNLDELKNAVRKHLS, encoded by the coding sequence ATGAAAAAGATATTACTTGTCGACGATGAAGAAAGCATCCACCTTCTTTACCGGGAGGAACTGGAGGAAGAGGGATATGAGGTGCATTCAGCCCTGTCCGGTGAAGACGCCCTGGAAAAACTGCATATCATCACCCCGGATCTCGTCATTCTTGACATCAACATGCCCGGCATGAACGGCATTGACGTGCTGCGCAGAATGAAGGAAATAGACCAGAACCTGCCGGTCATCCTCAGTTCCGCCTACCAGGAGTTCAAGCAGGATCTGGCTTCCTGGGCCTCGGACGACTACATCGTCAAATCATCCAACCTGGATGAACTGAAGAATGCCGTGCGCAAGCATCTGTCCTGA
- a CDS encoding glycine--tRNA ligase subunit beta, whose translation MNQQFLLEIGTEEIPAGYIKPALSFMKETMAKKLAEFSLPFDAIKTAATPRRLTLCVTGLSDRQPDRREEVLGPPKKAAFDADNQPTKAAIGFAASRGASIADITIVATPKGEYLMLAQEHKGEETEIILSRFLPDFILSIPFPKSMRWGAFRASFARPVQWLLALFGGKVVNFAINDLTAGNTTRGHRFMSSGQVEIKDFSHYLETLRSLHVIADLDERRELIRQEAARAAAAAGGEIIADEELLDTITNLVEFPIGITGSFDEKFLELPPEVLITSMRVHQKYFTVSGPDGKLMANFVAINNTRIADTDAAAAGHQRVLRARLEDALFFYREDRQRKLEDRLTDLAGVVFQAQLGSMLEKVERLQSLSLFLCDRIAPEKKTAVARAARLAKADLVTGMVGEFPTLQGVMGKYYAQLEGEAEDVAVAIEEHYLPVRADSALPRTIAGSIVSMADRLDTIAGCFGIGKTPTGTTDPYGLRRHALALLHTINSHGFSLSLADCIDKALELYGAKLTEDKGQAAGAINDFIRGRYMNDLIGRGVAQEAVDAVLSTSFDDIVDCRRRIDALLAVSSRETFTLLAGAFKRVINIIKGHENTTVLGDLLQEEQEQKLYQVFLTVESRVKPLLAERRYEEALDKILEMKEPVDAFFDKVMVMSEDENLKNNRLSLLAAIARLFLQVGDFSKMYTLTGRD comes from the coding sequence ATGAATCAACAATTTTTACTCGAAATCGGCACGGAAGAAATACCGGCAGGCTACATTAAACCGGCACTGAGTTTCATGAAAGAGACCATGGCGAAAAAACTCGCCGAATTCTCGCTTCCATTCGACGCCATCAAAACCGCGGCCACCCCGCGCCGTCTGACTCTTTGCGTCACCGGACTCAGCGACCGCCAGCCTGACCGGAGGGAAGAGGTGCTTGGCCCCCCCAAAAAAGCGGCCTTTGACGCCGACAACCAGCCCACCAAGGCGGCCATCGGCTTTGCCGCATCAAGGGGCGCCTCCATCGCGGATATCACGATCGTTGCCACCCCGAAAGGGGAATACCTGATGCTGGCCCAGGAACACAAAGGAGAGGAAACGGAGATTATCCTGTCCCGTTTCCTGCCCGACTTCATTCTCTCCATCCCCTTTCCCAAGTCCATGCGATGGGGGGCTTTCCGGGCAAGCTTCGCCCGCCCGGTCCAATGGCTTCTTGCCCTTTTCGGGGGCAAGGTGGTGAATTTCGCCATAAACGACCTCACTGCCGGCAATACCACGCGCGGCCACCGCTTTATGTCCTCGGGGCAGGTGGAAATTAAGGATTTTTCCCATTATCTTGAAACGCTGCGCAGCCTGCACGTCATAGCCGACCTTGACGAACGTCGGGAACTGATCAGGCAGGAGGCCGCCAGGGCGGCAGCCGCGGCAGGAGGCGAGATAATCGCCGATGAGGAACTGCTGGACACCATCACCAACCTGGTGGAATTCCCCATCGGTATCACCGGAAGCTTTGACGAAAAATTTCTGGAGCTCCCCCCCGAGGTGCTGATCACCTCCATGCGGGTCCACCAGAAATACTTCACCGTATCAGGTCCGGACGGCAAGCTGATGGCCAATTTCGTCGCCATCAACAACACCAGGATAGCCGACACTGATGCGGCGGCGGCAGGCCATCAAAGAGTGCTGCGCGCCCGTCTCGAGGACGCCCTCTTTTTTTATCGGGAAGACCGGCAGCGCAAACTCGAAGACCGTCTCACCGATCTGGCAGGGGTTGTCTTTCAGGCCCAGCTCGGTTCCATGTTGGAAAAGGTGGAAAGGCTCCAGTCCCTCAGCCTTTTCCTGTGCGACAGGATCGCGCCGGAGAAAAAAACAGCCGTGGCCCGCGCCGCCCGCCTTGCCAAGGCCGATCTCGTTACCGGCATGGTGGGAGAATTCCCCACCCTGCAGGGTGTGATGGGAAAATACTACGCCCAGCTTGAAGGCGAAGCAGAGGATGTGGCCGTCGCCATTGAGGAGCACTATCTGCCGGTGCGGGCGGACAGCGCCCTTCCCCGCACCATTGCCGGCTCCATTGTCTCCATGGCCGACAGACTCGATACCATTGCCGGTTGTTTCGGTATCGGCAAGACGCCCACCGGCACCACCGATCCTTATGGTTTGCGCCGTCATGCCCTGGCACTTCTTCATACAATCAACTCCCATGGATTTTCCCTGTCGCTCGCCGACTGCATTGACAAGGCGCTGGAACTTTACGGGGCCAAACTGACCGAAGACAAGGGACAGGCAGCCGGTGCGATAAACGACTTTATCCGGGGCCGCTACATGAATGACCTGATCGGCAGAGGAGTTGCCCAGGAAGCCGTTGACGCAGTGCTTTCCACCTCTTTTGACGATATCGTTGATTGCCGCAGACGCATCGATGCCCTGCTGGCCGTCAGTTCCCGGGAAACATTTACCCTGCTGGCCGGCGCCTTCAAGCGCGTCATCAACATTATCAAAGGACATGAAAACACAACAGTGCTTGGAGATCTGCTCCAGGAAGAACAGGAACAAAAACTCTACCAGGTCTTCCTGACGGTGGAGAGCCGGGTCAAACCATTACTGGCGGAGCGCCGCTATGAAGAGGCCCTGGACAAAATCCTTGAAATGAAAGAACCGGTTGATGCCTTTTTCGACAAGGTAATGGTTATGAGCGAGGATGAAAATCTGAAAAACAACCGACTGTCTCTGCTGGCCGCCATTGCCCGCCTCTTTCTGCAGGTCGGCGATTTTTCCAAAATGTATACCTTAACCGGCCGGGATTAG
- a CDS encoding alanine dehydrogenase produces the protein MIVGVPKEIKDKEFRVGIVPAGVKSLTAAGHRVFIEKGAGTGSDITDDDYEKAGAVLLDTAGEIYRKSELIIKVKEPLPAEYEFLREKMILYTYLHLAPLPELTDVLLEKRVTAIGYETVRLDNGCLPLLAPMSEVAGRMAIQVGAHFLEKEEGGRGILLGGVPGVEHGHVTIIGGGTVGSYAARVATALGATVTVLDTDLHRLAYLDDIFSGRINTLMSNIHNLEEELRICDLLVGAVLIPGGSAPKLVSREMLSLMNPGAVIVDVAIDQGGCVATSRPTTHSAPIFKVDNIIHYCVANMPGAVPRTSTFALTNATLPFALEIADKGLAAAAADSPALRRGINTHDGCICNKEVAESQRREWRPFP, from the coding sequence ATGATTGTTGGCGTGCCGAAAGAGATCAAGGACAAGGAGTTCCGGGTGGGCATCGTGCCGGCCGGGGTCAAGAGCCTGACCGCAGCCGGACATCGGGTTTTCATTGAAAAGGGGGCGGGAACCGGCAGCGACATCACCGATGACGACTATGAAAAGGCCGGGGCCGTGCTGCTTGATACCGCCGGAGAGATTTACCGCAAATCCGAACTCATCATCAAGGTCAAGGAACCACTGCCCGCGGAGTATGAATTTCTGCGGGAGAAAATGATTCTCTACACCTATCTTCATCTGGCACCACTGCCGGAATTGACCGATGTGCTGCTCGAAAAACGGGTAACCGCCATCGGCTATGAAACCGTCCGGCTTGACAACGGATGCCTGCCGCTGCTTGCGCCGATGAGTGAAGTTGCCGGCCGCATGGCAATCCAGGTGGGAGCGCATTTTCTGGAAAAGGAAGAAGGCGGCCGCGGCATCCTGCTGGGCGGCGTGCCGGGCGTTGAACATGGCCATGTCACCATCATCGGCGGCGGCACGGTGGGCAGCTATGCCGCCCGGGTGGCCACGGCCTTGGGCGCCACCGTCACCGTGCTTGATACCGACCTGCACCGTCTCGCCTACCTCGACGACATCTTCAGCGGTCGGATCAACACCCTGATGTCCAATATCCACAACCTGGAAGAAGAGTTGCGGATATGCGACCTGCTGGTTGGGGCGGTACTGATTCCGGGGGGCAGCGCGCCGAAGCTGGTCAGCCGGGAAATGCTTTCCCTGATGAACCCTGGTGCGGTCATCGTCGATGTGGCCATCGACCAGGGCGGCTGCGTGGCGACCTCCCGGCCCACCACCCATTCCGCGCCGATTTTCAAAGTGGACAATATCATCCATTACTGCGTTGCCAACATGCCGGGGGCAGTCCCCCGCACCTCGACCTTTGCCCTGACCAATGCAACCCTGCCCTTTGCCCTGGAAATTGCCGACAAGGGCCTTGCCGCGGCAGCGGCCGACAGTCCCGCCCTGCGGCGCGGCATCAACACCCATGACGGATGCATTTGCAACAAGGAAGTAGCCGAATCCCAAAGGCGGGAATGGAGGCCTTTCCCATGA
- a CDS encoding C4-dicarboxylate ABC transporter: MIFALGRYFSLLLALMGAPLFIVISALALFSFYGAGIDISVVVIEMSRLADTPLLLSLPLFIFAGTLLSESGAPQRLLHLSRLLLGWMPGGLAVVSLLVCAAFTAFTGASGVTIFALGGLLYPALITDRYDEKFSLGLITSSGSLGLLFPPSLPLILYGVIAETRVDQLFLAGILPGLVMLLLLAAYSMKKSPKSREKSRGATGRDIYDGLRAAAWEVPLPFLVLGGIYGGFFVAGEAAAVTALYVVVVELFVYRDIPLSRLPAIMVRSMMLFGGILVILAASMASTNFLVDREVPVRLFEIIQQYITSKYTFLLLLNIFLLLVGAMLDIFSALVLVVPLIVPIAQGYGVDLVHLGIIFLTNLQIGYCTPPVGLNLFLASYRFEKPVTELYVATLPFLGLLMITLGLITYFPFFSLYFVRLWG, from the coding sequence ATGATTTTTGCCCTGGGAAGATATTTCAGCCTGTTGCTTGCCCTGATGGGCGCGCCGCTTTTTATCGTTATTTCCGCCCTGGCCCTTTTTTCCTTTTACGGAGCGGGCATCGATATTTCCGTGGTGGTGATCGAGATGTCGCGTCTGGCGGATACGCCGCTTTTGCTTTCCCTGCCGCTCTTTATCTTTGCCGGCACCCTGCTTTCCGAAAGCGGCGCCCCGCAACGGCTGCTGCATCTTTCCCGGCTGCTGCTCGGCTGGATGCCGGGCGGCCTGGCGGTGGTGTCGCTTCTGGTTTGCGCTGCTTTCACCGCCTTTACCGGGGCATCAGGGGTGACGATTTTCGCCCTCGGCGGGCTGCTCTATCCCGCGCTGATCACGGATCGTTACGACGAGAAATTTTCACTGGGACTCATCACCTCTTCCGGCAGCCTGGGGCTGCTCTTTCCGCCCAGCCTGCCGCTGATTCTCTATGGCGTCATTGCCGAGACCCGGGTTGATCAGCTTTTTCTGGCCGGGATTCTTCCCGGGCTTGTCATGCTGCTGCTGCTGGCGGCATACAGCATGAAGAAAAGCCCCAAATCACGTGAAAAGAGTCGTGGGGCTACAGGAAGAGATATCTACGACGGCCTGCGGGCTGCGGCCTGGGAAGTGCCGCTGCCGTTTCTGGTGCTCGGCGGTATTTACGGAGGTTTTTTTGTGGCGGGCGAGGCGGCCGCGGTGACCGCCCTGTACGTGGTGGTGGTCGAACTCTTTGTTTATCGGGATATTCCCCTGTCCCGGCTGCCGGCCATCATGGTGCGGAGCATGATGCTGTTCGGCGGCATTCTGGTCATTCTTGCCGCCTCCATGGCCTCCACCAATTTTCTGGTCGACCGGGAAGTGCCGGTGCGGCTTTTTGAAATCATTCAGCAGTACATCACCAGTAAATACACCTTTCTGCTGTTGCTCAACATCTTCCTGCTGCTTGTCGGCGCCATGCTCGATATCTTTTCCGCCCTGGTGCTGGTGGTGCCCCTTATTGTCCCCATCGCCCAGGGATACGGCGTTGATCTTGTTCATCTCGGCATTATTTTTCTGACCAATCTGCAGATCGGTTACTGCACCCCGCCGGTGGGGCTCAATCTTTTTCTCGCCAGTTATCGTTTTGAAAAGCCGGTGACCGAGCTCTATGTCGCCACCCTGCCTTTTCTCGGCCTGCTGATGATAACCCTGGGCCTTATCACCTATTTTCCTTTTTTCAGCCTGTATTTTGTCCGGCTGTGGGGATGA
- a CDS encoding TRAP dicarboxylate transporter subunit DctP, with amino-acid sequence MPPSAQVLRFLFCLVVTLLFSVPSVTAAPKYLFKIGSLAPEGSVWTQRFREFAGEVEEKSNGQVGFKVYAGGVMGDDLAMYRKMRVGQLHGGGFTMTGIGAIVPDFRVMGIPFLFRSYEEVDHVKNGLSESFAASFAENGMEFIAMTEVGFIYTMSTAPIATVDDLRKSKCWTPDNDPLSSSFLETAGLSPTPLSIPDVLTSLQTGLVSTVFNSLYGSIVLQWFTKARYITDMPFGYAYGVFLLDRKAFSRLPPEYGNLVKTTADKYFGVLLEETRKSNEEARGVLAENGVTMVTAAPDSLARLQDIRDRTVVRVKGSAFSAKIYDETMDLLEQFRGREQH; translated from the coding sequence ATGCCCCCTTCAGCCCAGGTGCTGCGTTTTCTTTTTTGTCTTGTCGTGACGTTGCTTTTTTCCGTGCCGTCCGTTACCGCCGCGCCGAAATATCTCTTCAAAATCGGCTCCCTTGCTCCTGAAGGGAGCGTCTGGACCCAGCGTTTCCGGGAATTTGCCGGGGAAGTCGAGGAGAAGAGCAACGGGCAAGTCGGGTTCAAGGTCTATGCCGGCGGAGTCATGGGCGATGACCTGGCCATGTACCGCAAAATGCGGGTGGGCCAGCTGCATGGCGGCGGCTTCACCATGACCGGCATCGGCGCCATTGTCCCGGATTTCCGGGTCATGGGGATTCCCTTTCTTTTTCGTTCCTACGAAGAGGTGGATCATGTCAAAAATGGGTTGAGCGAATCTTTTGCCGCCTCCTTTGCCGAAAACGGCATGGAATTTATTGCCATGACCGAGGTCGGTTTTATCTACACCATGTCCACCGCGCCCATCGCGACTGTCGACGATTTACGGAAAAGCAAATGCTGGACCCCGGATAATGATCCCTTGAGTTCATCCTTTCTGGAAACAGCGGGCCTTTCACCGACGCCGCTTTCCATTCCCGATGTGTTGACCTCCCTGCAGACCGGGCTGGTTTCCACCGTTTTTAATTCACTCTACGGCTCCATTGTCCTGCAGTGGTTCACCAAGGCAAGGTATATCACCGACATGCCCTTCGGCTATGCCTACGGCGTTTTTCTCCTTGACCGCAAGGCCTTTTCCCGTTTGCCGCCCGAGTATGGGAACTTAGTCAAGACAACGGCGGATAAATATTTCGGCGTTCTGCTGGAAGAAACGAGGAAAAGCAACGAGGAGGCCAGGGGGGTTCTTGCCGAAAACGGCGTCACCATGGTCACGGCCGCGCCCGATTCCCTGGCCCGACTGCAGGACATACGGGACAGGACGGTTGTCCGGGTCAAGGGCTCCGCCTTTTCCGCGAAAATTTATGATGAGACCATGGACTTGCTTGAGCAGTTTCGAGGCAGGGAACAGCATTGA
- a CDS encoding glutamate-1-semialdehyde-2,1-aminomutase yields MNTAKSQSLFTQAQRSIPGGVNSPVRACKSVGCDPRFIQRAAGSRVFDADGNEYIDFVCSWGPMILGHNYPAIMEAIRRTMENGTSFGAPCPLEVELAELVVDALPSVDMVRFVSSGTEATMSAVRLARGYTGKKVIIKFDGCYHGHADSFLVKAGSGVITLGIPGSPGVPDDIVKNTISIPYNDEETLEKTLRDASLDIACVIVEPVAGNMGVVPPAPGFLQKLRSLTSELGIVLIFDEVITGFRVSYGGAQQKFGITPDLTCLGKIIGGGLPVGAYGGKREIMSQISPVGPVYQAGTLSGNPLAMAAGAATLKALKEPGFYEKLDKKAADFAGQLKNLADKYLDEATLNVQGSVMTLFFGAGPITDFTSAMKADANKYGQFYRLMLDQGIYLAPSQFEAMFLSAAHTDADLARTLELTEWSFKKMQK; encoded by the coding sequence ATGAACACAGCGAAATCACAATCATTATTTACCCAAGCCCAGCGTTCCATCCCCGGGGGCGTCAACAGTCCGGTACGGGCCTGTAAATCGGTGGGCTGTGATCCCCGCTTTATTCAACGTGCCGCCGGCTCCCGCGTTTTCGACGCGGACGGCAATGAATATATCGACTTTGTCTGTTCCTGGGGCCCCATGATCCTCGGCCATAATTACCCTGCCATCATGGAGGCCATCCGCCGCACCATGGAAAACGGCACCAGCTTCGGCGCACCTTGTCCTCTTGAGGTCGAGCTTGCCGAACTGGTGGTCGACGCCCTGCCTTCAGTGGACATGGTCCGCTTTGTCAGCTCCGGCACCGAGGCCACCATGAGCGCGGTACGGCTGGCCCGCGGCTATACCGGCAAGAAGGTTATCATCAAATTCGACGGCTGCTACCACGGCCATGCCGACTCCTTTCTCGTCAAGGCGGGTTCCGGCGTCATCACCCTGGGTATTCCAGGCAGCCCGGGCGTGCCGGACGATATCGTCAAAAATACCATCTCCATCCCCTATAACGACGAGGAAACCCTGGAAAAAACCCTGCGGGATGCATCGCTTGACATCGCTTGCGTCATTGTCGAGCCGGTGGCAGGCAACATGGGCGTGGTGCCCCCTGCGCCGGGATTTCTCCAGAAACTGCGCAGCCTCACCAGCGAGCTCGGCATTGTCCTCATTTTTGACGAGGTCATCACCGGTTTCCGCGTCAGCTACGGCGGCGCCCAGCAGAAATTCGGCATCACACCCGACCTCACCTGCCTCGGCAAAATCATCGGCGGCGGCCTGCCGGTCGGAGCCTATGGCGGCAAAAGAGAAATCATGTCCCAGATTTCTCCGGTCGGCCCAGTTTACCAGGCAGGAACACTTTCCGGCAACCCCTTGGCCATGGCTGCCGGTGCCGCCACCCTGAAGGCCCTGAAAGAGCCCGGCTTTTATGAAAAACTCGACAAAAAGGCCGCTGATTTCGCCGGGCAGCTCAAAAATCTTGCCGATAAATACCTGGATGAGGCAACATTGAACGTTCAAGGATCGGTCATGACCCTCTTTTTCGGCGCAGGCCCGATTACGGACTTCACCTCGGCCATGAAAGCCGATGCAAACAAATACGGTCAATTTTACCGGCTCATGCTGGACCAGGGAATCTACCTCGCTCCCTCCCAATTTGAGGCCATGTTTCTCTCCGCCGCCCACACTGACGCGGATCTGGCACGCACCCTCGAACTGACTGAATGGTCATTCAAAAAAATGCAAAAATAG
- a CDS encoding F0F1-ATPase subunit: MGTRKELMKMMSVFGTVGIHMSASVFIGLGIGYYLDNKVFDGRTSPWLTMIFLAFGIVAGFKNLYQMSRRKDL; encoded by the coding sequence ATGGGCACCCGAAAAGAGTTAATGAAAATGATGTCCGTATTCGGCACCGTCGGCATCCACATGTCAGCCAGCGTTTTCATCGGGCTCGGGATCGGATATTACCTGGATAACAAGGTTTTTGATGGCCGCACTTCCCCTTGGCTGACCATGATTTTTTTGGCATTTGGTATAGTTGCCGGATTCAAGAATCTCTACCAGATGTCACGAAGGAAGGATTTGTAA